In Balaenoptera acutorostrata chromosome 3, mBalAcu1.1, whole genome shotgun sequence, the genomic stretch CTGTATCAGATGGCCCTTCTCCCTGACACCCACGTACCATCCAGTCAGACAGGAGCCAGTGACAATCCATCGGATGTAGACGATTGTGCCCCCGACCTTATTCTGGCTTCAGGGTGGGAAGGATGTCCCCTCATCTCCAGCTTGGGGCTCCCCTGAgaggctccctttcctccctcagaTCCTGGTCCTGGGCCTACttctgacttgctgtgtgacctgggcaagtcTCTGACCGCTCCTGGGCCTCACCTTCCACGTCGGTGGAGCAGAGCTCACGCTgatgttcttctgtctcagtccCCAGTGCAGCGCCCCAGCTCTCCCTGTCCAGCCCCAACCCCTCGGACGTCAGGGTGGTGtggctgcccctgccccccagcctgaGCAACGGGCAGGTGGTGAAGTACAAGATAGAGTACGGTTTGGGAAAGGAAGGTGAGTGGGGGCAGGACACGGGGCTCCACCTGGCTGGGAATCATTGGTGTGAAGGGTTGATCAGAGTGGCTGGGGGCCTGAGCGGAGCTGTGGAGTAGGGCAAGGTGAACCTGAAAAAGGGGAAGGTGGCTGGGGGTtgggagggcaggagagaaagggaaggcgAAGAGGGCTAGCTCCAGACATGGGGAGGCCTGGGGTCTAGCCCCACCTCCTCTACGGCTGCGGTGCGTAAATCCTGTTGAGTCCCTGCCTCAGTCTCTTTGTCTGTGAAATGAGGCAGGTAACCTAGGTAATCCCTGGGGTCCCTTCCAGCTCAAAAAGCAGATGAGGGATAGGGAGGTGGAGGGTGTGCTTGTGGGATTGAGAGAAATgaggcatggggtgggggtgtgtgttaGGACAGATGTCAGGAATCTAGGGGAGGAGGTGTGAAAGGGATGGAGAGATTGGAGAAGGCGAGTGGCTGGGGGCCaggatgagggtggggagggagggaagggtgagGAAGGGGGCTTGGGTGGATGGCAGGGCTCCGGAAGGTAGGCAGTACTTGATGGCCTTCACAGCCAGCGCCTCGTGCCCGCGCCCTGGTGTGTGCGTGGGGTGGTTACTGACAGCTCCTGGGGCGGTGGGGGGTGTGTGCCATGATTCTCCCCCTCTGAGCCGAGGCTGATGGCTGTGTCAGCCAGAGTTGGAGGCCCAGGAGTCAGCCCTGGAGCATGGAGTCCGTCCGGGCACTGAGGGTCTCAGGCTCCGATGGGCCGTAAGGAACCAAGATCTGAGGTGGAAAAGTCGGTGTAGGGGAGTTTAGGAGTCCTGGTCCTTAGGTGGCCACCCAGAGCCAGTCTCTTCTGTCCCAGCAGATCAGATTTTCTCCACCGAGGTGCCAGGGAACGAGACACAGTTTACACTGAACTCGCTTCAGCCCAACAAGGTGTATCGAGTGCGGATTTCGGCCGGCACAGGGACGGGCTACGGGGCCCCCTCCCAGTGGATGCAGCACAGAACGCCCAGTGTGCACAACCAGAGCCACGGTACGGGGTCAGAGGGGACAGTCAGGGTGATGCGTGTGCCTGTGTGGGTGTATGTTTGCCCTTGGAACCCGGACCCAGCCGCCTCCTCCATCAGAGACATTCCATGGCTCCCCCTGCTCGATGGGCAAGGGAGGATGGGTGAAGAGGGGAAGGGCTGGCCTTTGCAGACACCCCTGAGCTCGTGTTTCCTTTCcatctgctgtgtgactttggacagacCATTCACAACTCTAAGACTTCATTTACTGCCAGGTGTGGCATGAGGATTAATTAATGTAAACAGAATGTTTAGTACATAATTAAAACTTGTTAAATAGTAGCTGCTTCCATGATTATGATTGTTGTGGGTTTGGTTGAGAGGCCCAATAGTAGAGTGGTTAAATGCGGTCAAAACCTGTCGCACatactatctgtgtgaccttgggcaagttacttttacgaggctcagttttcttatctgtaaaacagggataatagtatttttgttattttataggGTTGTGAGAATAAAGTTAAAATACATGgtacaaagtgcttagaacagcatCAGACACATAGTGAGCTGCCCACTCTTAGGCTTCCAAGTAGGGCTCCCCACTTCCAATggctccatccctccttcccagcTTTAGCAATCCCTGTGATACCCTTACCTGCCGGTACTCATGCATTCATTCCTTCAGAAGAATTCTAGAGCCCTACTCTAAGCGAGGTACTGTCAGCCCTGCCCCAGAGGTGCTCCTTGCTAACCTCTTTGCAAATGCCCAGGAGACATCCCTGCATTCTCAGCACTTGTGGAAGAGTAAGTTGTCCTCTAGACCGAGCCTGGGCCTGGCCCTTAGGCTGGTGACTGAATGGTGATGCATTGGGAGAAGGCTGGCAAGGCTCCCACTCAATGCTGTCTTCCTGCTTTTTGCTTCCTCgtgtctcttccctcctcccttccctggcctcctcctcctcctcccttcctgctcCTCTGCCCCCAGTCCCTTTTGCCCCTGCAGAGCTGAAGGTACGGGCAAGGATGGAGTCCCTGGTCGTATCATGGCAGCCACCCCCTCACCCCGCTCAGATCTCTGGCTACAAACTGTACTGGCGAGAGGTggggacagaagaggaggaggcagaTGGCGAGAGCCCTCCAGGGGGCCGTGGAGACCAGGCTTGGGATGTGGGGCCTGTCCGGCTCAAGAAGAAAGTGAAGCAGTATGAGCTGACCCAGCTAGGTGAGGAGGGCCAGGTGGGGAGGGATGAGATGGATATAGCTCCAGCGGGAGACAAGCTGGGTCAGTGGTTGGAGATGGAATCTCCCTGGGGATGAGAGAACGACCCCAGAGGTTCCTCTAGCCAGTGAGTGACCCCCATGACCTTCCCCAGTCCCTGGCCAGCTGTACGAGGTGAAGCTCGTGGCATTCAACAAACACGAGGATGGCTATGCGGCAGTGTGGAAGGGCAAGACGGAAAAGGCTCCCACCCCAGGTGAGGGGGCTGGGGAAGCGGGGGAGGAGGTCTCAGTCAGCAGGTCTGCGTGTGGcctcctttccctttcctctgggCCAGCTCTGGTGGTCAGGTTGTCTGGAAGCTTCAGCCACCCGCAAACCCATTCTACTAGGCTCTTCTAGGTTACAGAGAGAAGCTCCAGCTTGTGCACTGTCTTGTAGGTCTGCTTACTGTGTTTTCATTATCCATGAACAGTGCTGATATGGAAGGTTTGGACAGAGAAAAACCCTATGGTTCATCAGTGACTTCTGACTCCAAGTTTGacctttaaacaatttttaaaatacatccacCTACATTGCACCGTCTATCAGATTATTCCTCTGCTCTAGGCAGGGAGGGTATCCCTTTGTGGCccaccaggaaactgaggctcaggatctTAGTTGGGGCTGCTGCAACAAAACattatagactgggtggcttgaacaaccagttctggaggccgggaagtccaagatcgagACCCCAGCAGAGCCAGTGTCTGGTGAAGaactgcttcctggttcatagaccaTAGGCcatcttctcgctgtgtcctcacatggcagaaggaggGTTGGAGAGttccctggggtctcttttaatatatattttattgattgattgattgattgattgctgtgttgggtcttcgtttctgtgtgagggctttctccagctgtggcaagtgggggccgttcttcatcgcggtgcgcgggcctcttcactatcgcggcctctcttgttgcggagcacaggctccagacgcgcaggctcagtaattgtggctcacgggcccagtcgctccgcggcatgtgggatcctcccagaccagggcgtgaacccgtgtcccctgcattggcaggcagactctcaaccactgcgccaccagggaagcccctggggtctcttttataagggcactgttatggactgaaaaTGTGTGTCACCCCagaattcatatgctgaaaccctCCACTCCAATGCGATGCAATAGGAGGTAATTAGGATTAGGTgatgtcatgagggtggagccttcatgaatgggattagcaccCTTATAAGAGTCACAAGAGAGCTTGCTTCCCTTTTCTGCTCTAAAGATACAGTGAGAAGTCAATAGTCTataacccagaagagggccttcaccagaacttgaccacactggcaccctgatctcagactccagaactgtgagaaataaatttctgctgtttataagccacccagtctatggttgTTTGTCATAGTAGCCTGAACAGGCAAAGACAGGCACTAATCCCTAAGACAGGACCCACCATATGTTcaaatttcaacatatgaactttgggggggcacaaacattcattcCATAAAACTTTTCTACATCCTTTACAAAcattaactaatttaattctcataacaaccctatgaggtgttGGTACTATTATCTGCCCCACTGACAGAATGGGgaatggagacacagagaggttaattaacttctccatagtcacacagctactaagtggcagagttggaatttgaatcagggcagcctggctccagaatctgtgctcttAATTGCCATGATTTGCTGTCTCTCTCTATTACATTCCTACATACTAGTGTTCCACAGTCTGCTATCTGTATGCTCTTGGCAAAAATCACTTAAATTCTTgggatcctcagtttcctcatctgtgaagtgggaatgGTGCTATCCAACTCACAGGATCAAAAGAGACTGGGTAAAAGAAAGTGCCTTGGGAACTGCAAACCACTATACATATTAAGGGATGAGTATCCTCCCTCCATTCCCACACTCTAATTTTCACCCTCCAGACCTGCCCATCCAGAGAGGgccacccctgccccccgcccatGTCCATGCAGAATCAAACAGCTCCACATCCATTTGGCTTCGGTGGAAAAAACCAGACTTCACCACAGTCAAGATTGTCAACTACACGGTGCGCTTCAGCCCTTGGGGGCTCAGGAATGCCTCCCTGGTCACCTATTACACCAGGTGGGAAGAGGGGGCTGATGCTGTGAAGGGGGCTGAAGAGCAGACGGTGGGGAAGAAGGCAGCAGGTGGTGATGAGGAGAGGGGACCTGGGGGTTCAGGGACATTTCATGACTCATGTGTTAAACTGGGGGCACATTGAGGGTCTGATGACCagatggtgacagatggaaaaggGGAGTCCATCCAGTCCCATCCCCTCACAGGAGAGCCTTGTACTCAACCCTAGGAAACGTCACGCAGGACAGACCTATTTCTTCAACTTCACGTGATGGGGAAGAGACAGCCCAGCTGCTGTCCTGAGAGGTCCCCAGTTAGATGGGGAGACAGAGACCCTGACCTGGGGAGCTGTTTGTTTGGCAGAGGAAACAaagcataaaaagaaatagatatataCAGTTGCAGCTGAAGTAAAATTAAGTCAAGGAAAAGAAGCATCAGAGATGGTCCCTTGGGTAGAGAATGATGTGGATTAATCCAGGAATGTTTCCTGGAAGAGGGGCCTGGCTTGGGGATTGGACATGGAGCCCGATACATACATACAGTACATCCAGACCTCTCTGCAGGTCCTCTGGAGGGTGTTAGTGGCCCCCatggggctggggtaggggagTAGATTTGGAGGGGCCTGCCCTGCTAGGGGGGTGTGCCTGAGAGCCCTGGTCACGTTTCTTGCCTTGGCAGCTCTGGAGAAGACATCCTCATTGGCGGGCTGAAGCCATTCACCAAATACGAGTTTGCGGTACAGTCCCACGGCGTGGACATGGACGGGCCTTTCGGCTCCGTAGTGGAGCGCTCCACCCTGCCTGACCGTGAGTGGCCCCCAGTCCATCTTTCAGGGAACTCCTTCTTGCCCCAGCACCCCTCTTGTGAAGCACCCCTCAGAACCCTATGAGTGTCCGTCATTTGCTCTGCATCTCTGTAGGCAGTCCTGTGCTGGTCTTAACCATATTTACTCACAGACATCCTAACATAAGATTTAGAGGAGTGGTTTCTTTCAAGAGGCTGTGGGAAGACCTCAGTGAGCTGTGAGGGGGGCCAGGTCTGGAGGCAGGCATCCTGGGTTCTGCGTTTGGGTCTCCGACATCCCCCTAACACACACGGAGACTTAGGCAGTCCCCTTCCCCACGAAGGGCCTGTGGGTCCACATCTGTCAAAAGAGAGGATGGGACCATTCGCTTTGCAGGTCTGTGACTCTGGAACCCTCTGGAAATGCATCTGAAGACAAGTGGATTTTTGTTCTCACAGCAGAGGCTCTTTGGTGCTTCCAGTCCTAAGACTGCTCACCTTTCTATTGACAGACCTTTGTCCCTGATCTGAAATAGGAAGACACATGTAGGGTAGGGTGGGGAGGCCCTCTACCCTCatggattcactttttaaaaaactgcttacAGGTTGTTTCTCACCCACCCATGACTTCAGTTCTTATGGTCTTAAACTGTGTGCGGAGTTTAGGGAGACCCCGGTGTTTTCTCCAAGGAGACTCTATGATATTGGATCCCCAGCACAACTGACCAGGCTACAGAGGGGGGAATGTTTTCTCCTTTCGCAGATGGGGAGACGAGCCTGAGAAGCAGAAAGTCACCTAGGATCAAGGAGGGTTCTGGCAGCCCATGGTGCTGTGGCTCTGTTATGCCTTAGAGCCCTGGGTCCCCATCCCACCCTCTGTTGGGCCTCGAAAACCTGAGCCCCCAAATCTCTGTCCCTTCCCAACACACCAGCCACCTTGTgtccctccttcttccccttcctcattCACTCCCGCCCCCCAGGATCAActtcttctctgaaaaaaaaaacacaaagcctTCCAAGGTGCTGCTTCTCCCACTGCGGTTCCCCTGACCCTGAGGACTTGTGCCAGAGGCAGGCGTAGACAGAGGCTACACAGGGCATCAACCAACTTTACTTGAAGATTTCAGGTGGCAAGGGGAGTTAGGaactttaaatgataaaatatttcaaacactctttttatattaaatgttacCACGGAAtagatgaatttaaaagaaaaggtaaGCTTTCCGAAAACTTCTGAGCTCTGCCCCTAGGTCCCTAGAATACCAGACAGTGTCTTCAACCCTTGGAAGTATTTGGGTGTGGAAGTTTGAGGAGCTCTGCTCCAAGGAGTGGAAAAGAGTTTCTGAGAGGGGACAAATGGTGGTGAAGCCCCTTCCTCAACTGTATTCCAGAAATTCCCCAGTGAGAGACCAGACCTCATTCTGCTTTGTGGTTTGTGGTTTGTTCCAGTgaaggaggaagcagggaggctAGGTCCTCATGCCCTGGCTCCCAGCTGCCCCCAGAGCTGGGGCTCTCAGTGACCCTGCCTCTCCCCGTCTCCCCTCCTGACCCCCAGGGCCCTCCACGCCCCCATCCGACCTGCGCCTGAGGCCCCTGACGCCATCCACCGTTCGGCTGCACTGGTGCCCCCCCTTGGAGCCCAACGGCGAGATTGTGGAGTATCTGATTCTCTACAGCAACAACCGTACCCAGCCTGAGCACCAGTGGACCCTGCTCACCACCGAGGGTGAGGGCTCACGCCCCAGGGCATCTGAGCAAGAgtttccccaccctctccccactttCCAGCCTCCCCAGTGGCTGGTTAGTAGTGAGCTCGCCGCTGAGGTTTGTTCTAGGAGGAGCAGGCAGAAGCTACCGCCTGAGGGGGAGAAGCAGATTCTCTCAGGGCCACTTCCCAGCCCATCCCTGCAGCCCACCCCGACCCAGTTCACCAACCCTGctctccctgccttccccacGCCCCCCCCCACCGCAGGAAACATCTTCAGTGCTGAGGTCCACGGCCTCGAGAGCGACACTAGGTACTTCTTCAAGATGGGGGCACGCACGGAGGTGGGGCCTGGGCCCTTCTCTGGCCTGCAGGATGTGATTACTCTCCAGGAAAAGCTCTCAGGTaagaggcaggaaggcaggaaggggtgGAGTCCATCCTGGGGCAGCCCAAGCTCTCCAGAGCCCCCCCCAACCCAGTTGACTTCTAACCCTCAAGCCATCTCTTCCAAGGTCCTGCCTCTGGGCATGACTACACTTTCATTGTTTTGGACAAGTGCCCTCTTCATCTGGTGTGGAGAGGACAAATTTGAAGGGAAGATGGGTGTGGTTCGGTGGTGATTCATTTGAGAGGTTAGATTTGCAGGAGACTGGCTTGGTTTCTTTGGGAGATTGCTTTGATTGGAGGACTGGCTTGGAAAGGTGACGAGATTTATGGGGTGGAGGTCTTGGGCAATGGGACTGGCTATGTAATCTGCAGGGCCCGGTGTGAAAGGAAAATGTGGGGTCCCTTATTTAAAAAGGGGGAAGAATTTccagatggtgacagcagagcattaaaccaaggcCAGAGCCCTTCTAAGCATGGGCCACATGCCCCTCCAGGTGTTGCACACCTGCAAAACCAGCCCTGTTAGGCAGGCAAGAGGTGTGTTTCACTGAAAGGCCAGGCTGATGGGGAGGAACCACAACTTCTGGATGCCCAGTGAGAGAGGTAGTGGTGGTCTCTGTGAGTCCATGGGGCCCTCCTGTCCTTGCCTGAGAAGATTTCACGTGTCCAAAGGGTGAGACTCAGGCCAGGGGTCTCTGGAGGAAGCCGCAAGTCCTGGTCTATGAACCCTGGGTTCTCTCCTGCCCTCCACCTGTTctgttccctccctctcccccgccAGACTCTTTGGACGTGCACTCTGTCACGGGCATCATCGTGGGCGTCTGCCTGGgcctcctctgcctcctggcCTGCATGTGCGCTGGCCTGCGCCGTGGCCCCCACCGGTGGGTGAAGGAACCAGTCTGACCGCAAAGAGGAGAGGTTTCCAGAAGGGCTGCAGAGATGAGGGAGCAGGGAAAGTGGCCATGACTTGCTCTGGGCACTCCCAGCAGCCCCATTAAAGTTGACTCTGGGATGAAGGGGTTGGGAGTGATGACCTCATGAGAGTAGGGGGTGGGTTTAGGGAAGCCCCCCAGCATATCCCTTCAGCAAGGGCAGGCGTAGGTAGAGCTGCCTCTCTGCCGCTTCCTTGGTAGCTGAGAGCATCTTGCAAAGAGGGACCCCAAATCTCCAGATGCCTGGAGCCAAGGGAGGAAGGACCCCAGTGTAGTGTCACAGCTGTTTTGAACAATCACAGAATTTCTTATTCATTGCACAGACCGGGAAATTAAGTCTCAGAGATGTGTAGGAACCTGCCCAGGGATACAGGCTGGACTAGATACCAGTCCCACGCCCACCCCTCTCTTTGACCACTGTGCTGTCCCCCATCTTCCcttccagggaagccctcccggGCCTGTCCTCCACGGCCACTGCTGGGAACCCCACGCTGTACTCCCGAGCCCGCCttgccccccccagccccccggctGCCCATGAACTGGAGTCCCTTGTGCACCCCCGTCCCCAGGATTGGTCCCCACCACCCTCAGACATCGAGGACAGGGCTGAAGTGCACAGCCTTATGGGTGGTGGCGGTCCTGACTGCCGGGGTCACTCCAAGAGAAAGGTGAGCCTGGGTAGGTCCAAGCCCCACACTGTGGCTCATGCCCAAATAGGACACCAGGGGGCGCGAGAGCGCAATGTGTGACCCCGTGAGAgagccccttccctcctcccccctccccttcctgggccagctgcagaagaaaaggcacactctccctcctccttgaaaGGGTTGGGAGGGCAGGGAAGCAGATGGGCCTCCATCCCTGGCAGAATAGGTCAGCCTGGTTctcaggaaggaggggagggcccCCGATGGGCTGTTTGCGGTTGATTCGGGGTGGCCAGAACACCCAGATCCCTCCTCAtcctgggagctggggagacCTCTAAGACCCGGCTCTCCCCAGTATGGGGAAAAGAGGCTGGTCAGTTTGGAGGTGGTCAAGTGGGACCGGGATCCGGATAAGGTGAGCCCACACAGGGCAGATCCCCTCCATCCTAGCCGTGGTGGCTCATCCTGCATTCTCTGACCAGCCAGCTCAAACCCCTGAGTCTTTCCTCATCCTTTCCCTGCCTCTGTGGTGAAGGAGACCCTGCCTGGCTCAGAAACCTCTGGGCTTTTCTGCAGGAGGATCTTTCTAGCCTCAAATTCACCCCCAGACTCTCAGCCCATTCTGTGCTCCTCCCTACAGCCTTGGGGAGGGAGGTAGCAAGGGGGCCAAGAGAGTCCATGGAGGGAGCTCCATCCACTTCCCTCATACTTCACAGTCAAGCTCTCAATGCTCCCACTTCTCTTCCTGTGCAGATCTCCTGGGCTCAGCACGGTGGGCCAAGCTGGGCAGGTTCCTGGGCAGGCTGTGAGCTGCCCCAGGCAGGCCCCATGCCCTCTCTGACCCGGGCCCTGCTGCCCCCTGCTGGAACCGGGCAGACGCTGTTGCTGCAGGCTCTGGTGTATGACGCCATAAAGGTCAGTGTCCTGGGAGGagcggggagggaaggagaggagggtccCCGCGTTTGTGCAGAGCAAGTAGTGAATCCTCTGGAGAGCCCTGGTGGTAACTTCCCTGGGGCTAAAAGTCTAGCCAGCAGATCCGTGGAGCCTCTAAAGGTGAGTGGATGGAGGGCAGGCCAGTTTGGGAGAACCTGTATTTCTCTGGGTTGGGGACAATCCCTCCTCTACCTAGACGTAAGTGGGCCACCGCAGAATTACATGGATCTGACGGTGCACCCGGCCTGAGTGCACTCAGCCCTTCTTCCTATTCACTGAGGCCCTGACTGAATCTGGTACTTCTGGAACTCCTCAGCAAGGGCAAATGCGTAGTATTTCCCTGCCTTCCCATGGATCTGATCATCATCTCTTTTAGGACAGTCACCGTTCTTCCTTTACCAACTCCCATGTAATATATAACGGGCTCTGGGCTGGGGGTCAGTCTCTCTCCGTCCCAAGAATGATGGTCATTCTTCTGATGGTCACTCTCAGTGATGGTTTTGTGTCCTCCTCTCTGACCAGGGCAATGGGAGGAAGAAGCCGCCCCCAGCCTGCAGGAACCAGGTGGAGGCCGAAGTCATTGTCCACTCTGACTTCAGTGCATCCAAAGGGAACCCTGACCTCCACCTCCAAGACCTGGAACCTGAGGATCCGCTGCCTTCAGAGGCTGCTGACCTCACTTTGGGTGTTATGGATCTCAGGCAAGGGGCAGACTGGCTGGACAGGGAGCTGGGAGGGTGTGAGCAGGCAAGCCCTGGGCCAGACAGACTTACCTGCCTGCCAGAGGCAGCCAGTGCCTCTTGCCCCTACCCGGACCTCCAGCCCAGTGAGGCTCTGGAGGAGGCCCCAGGGAACAGCTGCCAGCCAAAggccccctgccctccagcagcCAGCCCAGGCCTGCCCAGAGCCCCAGTCTCCTCCTCTGCTTAGCTCCCTCGAGGGCACAGTTTAGGGCAGGCTGGTATGGCTCATGGGACATGACACGTGTGGCCACACATGTACACGTGTCTGCCTGCAGGTACTGACCGTCATCAAGCCATTTGGAGCCTCCTAGGGTGCTTTGGCTCAGGGGAGAGGAAGAAGTGGATTATTCACTCTTCCCCACCCATGCTCTGTGACACGTGTGGTAGGCGAGAGACACATGAAGCACAGCTATACGCGCTGTACACGTGTGAAGCGCATGTGCGTGTGCTGGTTGGTGAGCTGGGAAACCTTGGCCCGGGCAGTGGTCACTACGGCCTACTCCGTCCTCCATGTCAGGACAGTGCCCCAGCGTGGTCCGTCCCCAGCCCTGTGGGCCCCCACCTCCGTCACCCAGCCTTTTATTACACACTCTGAGAGTGTCTCCAATGCCCTGTCTGACAGAGACAGCCCCAGCCCACTTCCTGTCTGGCTGGGCTGAGTGCAAGCAGGCTCTGAATGCCTAACGCTTTAGCTGCATCACCTCTGCCATGTCCCCGGTGCCCAAATTGAGAGGGTGACTCTGGCTCCCCTCAGAGCAACTCTGCATCTAGTGTTGTAATTGGGGAAGTGCCTAGTTTTGAAAATCTGCTTTCTCttgctctcccctccttcctccccgctCACTCCTCTAGTGTCTGTCTCCCAGTCCCCCTGCTTTCCCAATCCTAgtgcccttctcttcctccctgataccctttcctttcctctctgcgctttctctgtctcctctttcCGTCTGTCTCTGCtgtctctcccacctctcccACACTGTGTCATGTGGTTCTcctgcctgggttcaatctctgcaTCCTTCCCTAACAACATGACTACCTCATGTCTGTTCAAGGCCAGAGCGTGACTCCTGTGTCTGCCATCCACTTCACCTGTCATCCTCTCACCCCCTTCCCATCTGTGCCTCTGTAGGCCCCTTCCCCAGGCAAACTGCCTACCCCCAGTGCAGGTTTGGATAAGACCTTTCAGCTTCCCTTGCATCTTTCTGCCTGTGATTGAGATCGGAGGGTTCTCCTTGGAGGGGATAAATGCAAGTCATACAAGGGGGTTTTTGAGACAAGGAAAGGGGAACACAACCCAGAAGCTTGGGGTAAAATTACTCCCTCCCTTCTAGGCAGGCAGGCAGATTTGCTGGATGGAGGGGTTTGGGGACCTTCCTTCCCAGTTGAAACTAGAAGGGTAGAAGGGGATGGAAATTAGGGGCTCCATGGCCCCACCGCTTCCCACTCTGTGCACCTTGATCATGAGCTGACGGCATGGAGGTGGAAGGAATCTCATCCTCTTGCGGTGCTGGAAGGGAGGGCTTCACACAGGACAAGGGTGATGGGctcatttcattttgtcttttctttaaattcaatCCTGAAGTCATTTTCTGTTGACCCACCACACAGGGACAAGCTT encodes the following:
- the IGDCC4 gene encoding immunoglobulin superfamily DCC subclass member 4 isoform X5 → MECVASADPTPFVSWVRQDGKPISTDVIVLGRTNLLITSAQPRHSGVYVCRANKPRTRDFATAAAELRVLAAPVISQAPEALSRTRASTARFVCRASGEPRPTLRWLHDGAPLRPNGRVKVQGGGGSLVITQIGLQDAGYYQCVAENGAGTACAAAPLAVVVREGLPSAPTRVTATPLSSSAVLVAWERPELHSEQIIGFSLHYQKARGMDNVEYQFAVNNDTTELQVRDLEPNTDYEFYVVAYSQLGASRTSTPALVHTLDDVPSAAPQLSLSSPNPSDVRVVWLPLPPSLSNGQVVKYKIEYGLGKEDQIFSTEVPGNETQFTLNSLQPNKVYRVRISAGTGTGYGAPSQWMQHRTPSVHNQSHVPFAPAELKVRARMESLVVSWQPPPHPAQISGYKLYWREVGTEEEEADGESPPGGRGDQAWDVGPVRLKKKVKQYELTQLVPGQLYEVKLVAFNKHEDGYAAVWKGKTEKAPTPDLPIQRGPPLPPAHVHAESNSSTSIWLRWKKPDFTTVKIVNYTVRFSPWGLRNASLVTYYTSSGEDILIGGLKPFTKYEFAVQSHGVDMDGPFGSVVERSTLPDRPSTPPSDLRLRPLTPSTVRLHWCPPLEPNGEIVEYLILYSNNRTQPEHQWTLLTTEGNIFSAEVHGLESDTRYFFKMGARTEVGPGPFSGLQDVITLQEKLSDSLDVHSVTGIIVGVCLGLLCLLACMCAGLRRGPHREALPGLSSTATAGNPTLYSRARLAPPSPPAAHELESLVHPRPQDWSPPPSDIEDRAEVHSLMGGGGPDCRGHSKRKISWAQHGGPSWAGSWAGCELPQAGPMPSLTRALLPPAGTGQTLLLQALVYDAIKGNGRKKPPPACRNQVEAEVIVHSDFSASKGNPDLHLQDLEPEDPLPSEAADLTLGVMDLRQGADWLDRELGGCEQASPGPDRLTCLPEAASASCPYPDLQPSEALEEAPGNSCQPKAPCPPAASPGLPRAPVSSSA
- the IGDCC4 gene encoding immunoglobulin superfamily DCC subclass member 4 isoform X4, producing MEASCPSTTTFACYPMAPCGCPSCQLPTALTLGLQRSLRAAIPAWPEAPLEWWPARLRWSSLPSQTVEENRTARFQCHIEGLPAPVITWEKDQVTVPEEPRLITLPNGVLQILDVQEGDAGSYRCVATNSANQRFSQEALLRVAHRGSLASIGGQDVVIVAAPENTTVVSGQSVVMECVASADPTPFVSWVRQDGKPISTDVIVLGRTNLLITSAQPRHSGVYVCRANKPRTRDFATAAAELRVLAAPVISQAPEALSRTRASTARFVCRASGEPRPTLRWLHDGAPLRPNGRVKVQGGGGSLVITQIGLQDAGYYQCVAENGAGTACAAAPLAVVVREGLPSAPTRVTATPLSSSAVLVAWERPELHSEQIIGFSLHYQKARGMDNVEYQFAVNNDTTELQVRDLEPNTDYEFYVVAYSQLGASRTSTPALVHTLDDVPSAAPQLSLSSPNPSDVRVVWLPLPPSLSNGQVVKYKIEYGLGKEDQIFSTEVPGNETQFTLNSLQPNKVYRVRISAGTGTGYGAPSQWMQHRTPSVHNQSHVPFAPAELKVRARMESLVVSWQPPPHPAQISGYKLYWREVGTEEEEADGESPPGGRGDQAWDVGPVRLKKKVKQYELTQLVPGQLYEVKLVAFNKHEDGYAAVWKGKTEKAPTPDLPIQRGPPLPPAHVHAESNSSTSIWLRWKKPDFTTVKIVNYTVRFSPWGLRNASLVTYYTSSGEDILIGGLKPFTKYEFAVQSHGVDMDGPFGSVVERSTLPDRPSTPPSDLRLRPLTPSTVRLHWCPPLEPNGEIVEYLILYSNNRTQPEHQWTLLTTEGNIFSAEVHGLESDTRYFFKMGARTEVGPGPFSGLQDVITLQEKLSDSLDVHSVTGIIVGVCLGLLCLLACMCAGLRRGPHREALPGLSSTATAGNPTLYSRARLAPPSPPAAHELESLVHPRPQDWSPPPSDIEDRAEVHSLMGGGGPDCRGHSKRKISWAQHGGPSWAGSWAGCELPQAGPMPSLTRALLPPAGTGQTLLLQALVYDAIKGNGRKKPPPACRNQVEAEVIVHSDFSASKGNPDLHLQDLEPEDPLPSEAADLTLGVMDLRQGADWLDRELGGCEQASPGPDRLTCLPEAASASCPYPDLQPSEALEEAPGNSCQPKAPCPPAASPGLPRAPVSSSA